One segment of Drosophila ananassae strain 14024-0371.13 chromosome 3R, ASM1763931v2, whole genome shotgun sequence DNA contains the following:
- the LOC26515017 gene encoding uncharacterized protein LOC26515017 codes for MGAEQSARLACTETGATEKPLRLINSELFFRLYFDKMREPVTGSVTEALLHLVKNLPKDRAILNEVAAHHGEVERMEYSDNESGFSSDSTATTGGYYDDVDIEPIQIAEFDSMDEYDISPPDSVDIIADRLPHFGPVE; via the exons ATGGGTGCAGAACAGTCGGCACGGTTGGCTTGTACGGAAACGGGAGCGACTGAAAAACCCCTGAGGCTTATCAATTCTGAATTGTTTTTCCGACTGTATTTCGACAAGATGCGAGAGCCTGTAACCGGTTCAGTGACCGAAGCCCTTTTGCATTTGGTGAAGAATCTACCCAAGGACAGGGCGATCCTTAACG AAGTAGCTGCGCACCACGGCGAAGTGGAAAGGATGGAATACAGTGACAACGAAAGTGGATTTAGCTCCGACTCCACAGCCACTACAGGAGGGTACTACGACGACGTGGACATAGAGCCCATTCAGATAGCCGAGTTCGATTCCATGGATGAATATGACATTTCCCCGCCTGACTCGGTTGATATTATCGCTGATCGTCTGCCCCATTTCGGCCCAGTTGAATAA
- the LOC6497831 gene encoding nucleolar protein 10: MFVNEVNDVKIYNLSAGKSVPDWLTDRRKRSQLMKKVDSRRQIELIQDFDMPGVCTSIRMSPDQQYILATGTYKPRVKCFEVSNLSIKFERCFDSEVTTFEVISDDYSKMVFLQCDRYVEIHAAHGRHYRLRIPRFGRDMKFHKPSCDMFIVGVGRDIYRLNLERGQFLQPFETEASCLNACEVNPEHHLLVAGTKEGTVEAWDPRTKQRCSTLDVAIRLPGVKEFPSVTALKFRNGLHMGVGTASGHVLIYDIRAKQPLLVKNHLNKLPIKRLAFNPAQNAVYSLDEATLKLWDEQTGKQIAYVESTTSFNDFCTIPDTGMFFLAQEDVKMLTYYVPAMGPAPRWCSFLDNLTEEIESEVVENVFDDYQFVTAKELAELGMEHLVGTNLLKGYMHGYFMDARLYNKAKAVVEPFAFDRFRKDKIRQEIESERKSRLQIESKLPKVNKELALKIMDEQANPSNSAKQRNVPNLLEDSRFKAMFENTDFAVNKEAEEYRLLAPVLNRLDKSKAKELKKRVEVARVAELHEEEAQQREDSDGDDDLFGFEKSDGEKDDSGDEASSDDDDRKEYVKEMKQAYKQVKRQRDEEEEEEEDDDEQDAPETIAAPQANGKAARPAANGSGNRFTMTALDPHKGSSALQQRIKQATLQDRVRVMTQLEGQVTNVGRSLGNRQMTFEVNKQKKSQYHAKKREAELKKHREERRSIVRPIKSLRLKKVNFK, translated from the exons ATGTTTGTCAACGAAGTAAACGATGTGAAGATCTACAATCTAAGCGCCGGCAAGTCGGTGCCAGAT TGGCTCACCGACAGGCGCAAGCGGTCTCAGCTGATGAAGAAGGTCGACTCCCGGCGTCAAATAGAGCTCATCCAGGACTTTGACATGCCGGGTGTATGCACCAGCATACGAATGAGTCCTGACCAGCAATACATACTTGCCACAGGCACCTACAAGCCCCGCGTCAAGTGCTTCGAGGTCTCCAACCTGTCCATTAAGTTCGAGCGCTGCTTCGACTCCGAAGTGACCACATTTGAGGTCATAAGCGACGACTACAGCAAGATGGTCTTCCTGCAGTGCGACCGCTACGTGGAGATCCATGCCGCCCATGGCCGCCATTACAGGCTGAGGATTCCACGTTTCGGGCGGGATATGAAGTTTCACAAGCCCAGCTGCGACATGTTTATCGTGGGAGTGGGCAGG GACATTTACCGGCTTAACCTAGAGAGAGGACAGTTTCTACAACCGTTCGAAACAGAGGCAAGTTGCTTGAACGCTTGCGAAGTAAATCCAGAGCACCATCTGCTAGTAGCAGGAACCAAAGAAGGAACGGTGGAGGCTTGGGATCCGCGAACGAAACAGCGTTGCTCTACTTTGGATGTGGCTATACGGCTGCCGGGCGTCAAGGAGTTTCCCTCGGTCACTGCGCTCAAATTCCGCAACGGCCTGCACATGGGAGTGGGCACAGCTTCGGGCCATGTTCTCATCTACGATATTCGAGCCAAGCAACCCCTTCTGGTGAAAAATCACCTTAACAAGCTGCCAATTAAACGTCTGGCTTTCAATCCAGCCCAGAATGCGGTTTACAGCTTGGACGAGGCCACTCTCAAACTTTGGGACGAACAGACGGGGAAACAAATTGCCTACGTGGAGTCCACTACATCGTTCAACGACTTCTGCACCATTCCCGACACGGGTATGTTCTTCCTGGCGCAGGAGGACGTCAAAATGTTGACCTACTACGTGCCAGCCATGGGCCCAGCGCCGCGGTGGTGCTCTTTCCTGGACAACCTTACTGAGGAGATCGAGTCCGAAGTTGTCGAGAACGTCTTCGATGACTACCAATTTGTCACGGCCAAGGAACTGGCGGAACTGGGTATGGAACATCTCGTGGGCACAAATCTCCTCAAGGGTTACATGCACGG CTATTTCATGGATGCGCGTTTGTACAACAAAGCCAAGGCTGTGGTGGAACCCTTCGCCTTTGATCGCTTCCGTAAGGATAAAATCCGGCAAGAGATCGAGAGCGAGCGCAAGTCACGTCTGCAGATCGAGTCCAAACTTCCGAAAGTCAACAAGGAGTTGGCCCTCAAGATCATGGACGAGCAAGCCAACCCTTCGAACAGTGCCAAGCAGCGAAATGTTCCCAATCTGTTGGAGGATTCTCGATTCAAGGCTATGTTCGAGAACACTGACTTTGCCGTTAACAAGGAGGCTGAGGAGTACCGCCTGTTGGCTCCAGTTTTGAATCGCCTGGACAAGTCGAAGGCCAAGGAGCTGAAGAAGCGTGTGGAGGTGGCTCGGGTAGCGGAGTTGCACGAAGAAGAAGCTCAGCAGCGAGAGGACAGTGACGGCGATGATGATCTATTTGGTTTCGAGAAGAGCGATGGCGAGAAGGACGACAGCGGAGATGAAGCTTCTTCGGATGATGACGACCGCAAGGAATACGTCAAGGAAATGAAGCAGGCCTATAAGCAGGTGAAGCGACAACGGGACGAAgaagaagaggaggaggaggacgacgatgaACAGGATGCTCCTGAAACCATAGCCGCACCCCAAGCAAATGGAAAGGCAGCTCGACCCGCCGCAAATGGATCTGGCAATCGCTTCACCATGACCGCTCTAGATCCGCATAAGGGAAGCAGTGCGCTGCAGCAGCGCATCAAACAGGCCACTCTGCAGGATCGCGTGCGCGTTATGACCCAACTGGAGGGCCAGGTGACAAACGTGGGTCGCTCCCTCGGCAATCGGCAGATGACTTTCGAGGTGAACAAACAAAAGAAGTCGCAGTACCATGCGAAAAAGCGCGAGGCGGAACTAAAAAAGCATCGCGAGGAGCGAAGGAGCATTGTCAGACCCATCAAATCCCTTAGGCTGAAAAAGGTTAACTTTAAGTAG
- the LOC6497700 gene encoding ras-related protein Rab-14 isoform X1, giving the protein MSKVRSVVNRLHERIDYLIEKCPNMTAAPYNYNYIFKYIIIGDMGVGKSCLLHQFTEKKFMANCPHTIGVEFGTRIIEVDDKKIKLQIWDTAGQERFRAVTRSYYRGAAGALMVYDITRRSTYNHLSSWLTDTRNLTNPSTVIFLIGNKSDLESTREVTYEEAKEFADENGLMFLEASAMTGQNVEEAFLETARKIYQNIQEGRLDLNASESGVQHRPSQPSRTSLSSEATGAKDQCSC; this is encoded by the exons ATGAGTAAAGTGCGCAGTGTGGTTAACAGGCTGCACGAGCGCATCGACTATCTTATAGAGAAAT GTCCCAACATGACTGCAGCGCCTTACAACTACAACTACATTTTCAAGTACATCATCATCGGGGACATGGGCGTGGGCAAGTCCTGCCTGCTGCACCAGTTCACCGAGAAGAAAT TCATGGCCAATTGTCCGCACACGATTGGCGTGGAGTTCGGAACACGCATCATTGAAGTGGACGACAAGAAGATAAAGCTTCAGATCTGGGACACGGCGGGCCAGGAGCGATTCCGGGCCGTGACTCGGTCCTACTacagaggagctgcaggagCGCTGATGGTCTATGACATAACCAGGCG CTCCACTTATAATCACCTGAGCAGCTGGCTCACCGACACGCGTAATCTCACAAACCCCAGTACTGTGATCTTTCTCATTGGCAACAAGTCCGATCTGGAGAGCACTCGCGAGGTGACCTACGAGGAGGCCAAGGAGTTTGCCGACGAGAACGGACTCATGTTTCTCGAAGCGAGTGCAATGAC AGGCCAGAATGTGGAGGAGGCTTTCCTCGAAACCGCTCGCAAGATCTACCAGAACATCCAGGAGGGCCGCCTTGACCTGAACGCCTCAGAGTCCGGAGTGCAGCACCGACCCTCGCAGCCGTCGAGGACATCGCTGAGCAGTGAAGCCACGGGCGCCAAGGATCAGTGCTCGTGCTAA
- the LOC6497700 gene encoding ras-related protein Rab-14 isoform X2 gives MTAAPYNYNYIFKYIIIGDMGVGKSCLLHQFTEKKFMANCPHTIGVEFGTRIIEVDDKKIKLQIWDTAGQERFRAVTRSYYRGAAGALMVYDITRRSTYNHLSSWLTDTRNLTNPSTVIFLIGNKSDLESTREVTYEEAKEFADENGLMFLEASAMTGQNVEEAFLETARKIYQNIQEGRLDLNASESGVQHRPSQPSRTSLSSEATGAKDQCSC, from the exons ATGACTGCAGCGCCTTACAACTACAACTACATTTTCAAGTACATCATCATCGGGGACATGGGCGTGGGCAAGTCCTGCCTGCTGCACCAGTTCACCGAGAAGAAAT TCATGGCCAATTGTCCGCACACGATTGGCGTGGAGTTCGGAACACGCATCATTGAAGTGGACGACAAGAAGATAAAGCTTCAGATCTGGGACACGGCGGGCCAGGAGCGATTCCGGGCCGTGACTCGGTCCTACTacagaggagctgcaggagCGCTGATGGTCTATGACATAACCAGGCG CTCCACTTATAATCACCTGAGCAGCTGGCTCACCGACACGCGTAATCTCACAAACCCCAGTACTGTGATCTTTCTCATTGGCAACAAGTCCGATCTGGAGAGCACTCGCGAGGTGACCTACGAGGAGGCCAAGGAGTTTGCCGACGAGAACGGACTCATGTTTCTCGAAGCGAGTGCAATGAC AGGCCAGAATGTGGAGGAGGCTTTCCTCGAAACCGCTCGCAAGATCTACCAGAACATCCAGGAGGGCCGCCTTGACCTGAACGCCTCAGAGTCCGGAGTGCAGCACCGACCCTCGCAGCCGTCGAGGACATCGCTGAGCAGTGAAGCCACGGGCGCCAAGGATCAGTGCTCGTGCTAA